In Quercus robur chromosome 11, dhQueRobu3.1, whole genome shotgun sequence, the following proteins share a genomic window:
- the LOC126706565 gene encoding protein FAR1-RELATED SEQUENCE 9, giving the protein MSGNRQRTLGGGGQHVLDYLKRMHAENPAFYYAVQGDNDHASGNIFWIDATSRMNYSYFGDAVLFDTTYRTNRYRVPFASFTGFNHHGQPVLFGCALILNESESSLIWLFQTWLHAMSGRPPVSITSDPDQFVQVAVTQVLPETRHRFCKRTIFREMQEKLAHLYQSHPTFDTEFKKCINETEAIDEFESCWASLLERYYLMGDEWLQSMYNARQQWVPVYMRNTFFGEISRSEGSVGLNLFFDGYVNASTTIQMMIKQYEKAIASWHDKELKADYDTTNATPVLKTPSPMEKQAANLYTRTIFMKFQEELVETLANPATKIDDSGTVTTYRVAKFGEDHKAHTVTFNSFEMKASCSCQMFEYSGIICRHVLAVFRAKNVLTLPAQYILKRWTRNAKSGAVLDEHAAELPNSSRESLTVRYNNLRQEAIKYVEEGAKSIHIYNVAMDALKEAAKKVSSVKNRGPGPTQGATLVNGGGQELHATQENQTATYQSVDEKKKKISELTAELENTNQRCEVYRSNLLAVLKDMEEQKLKLSVKVQNARLSLKE; this is encoded by the exons ATGAGTGGCAACAGGCAGAGGACCCTTGGGGGTGGGGGTCAGCATGTACTGGACTACCTGAAACGAATGCATGCAGAGAATCCTGCTTTCTATTATGCAGTTCAGGGTGATAATGATCACGCTAGTGGAAATATATTCTGGATAGATGCAACATCCAGAATGAACTATTCTTACTTTGGGGATGCTGTTCTATTTGACACAACATACAGGACAAACCGGTATAGGGTACCCTTTGCCTCATTCACAGGGTTTAATCATCATGGGCAGCCTGTGTTATTTGGTTGTGCACTAATTCTCAATGAGTCAGAGTCCTCCCTCATATGGCTATTCCAAACTTGGCTTCATGCAATGTCTGGACGACCACCCGTCTCTATAACAAGCGATCCAGACCAGTTTGTACAAGTTGCTGTCACACAAGTTCTTCCTGAAACCCGCCATCGTTTCTGTAAGCGGACCATATTCAGAGAAATGCAAGAGAAACTGGCTCATTTATACCAGTCACATCCTACTTTCGATACAGaattcaaaaagtgcataaatGAGACTGAGGCAATTGATGAATTTGAGTCATGCTGGGCTTCACTTCTGGAGAGATACTATCTCATGGGTGATGAATGGCTTCAGTCAATGTACAATGCTCGGCAACAGTGGGTCCCAGTATACATGCGAAACACTTTCTTTGGAGAGATATCTAGAAGTGAAGGAAGCGTGGGTTTAAATTTGTTCTTTGATGGATATGTGAATGCATCCACTACCATACAGATGATGATTAAGCAGTACGAGAAAGCTATAGCAAGTTGGCATGATAAGGAATTAAAGGCAGATTACGACACTACTAACGCTACCCCTGTTCTGAAGACACCATCTCCCATGGAAAAACAAGCTGCAAATCTTTATACAAGGACAATATTCATGAAATTTCAAGAGGAACTGGTTGAGACCCTTGCTAATCCTGCAACCAAAATTGATGACTCAGGGACAGTCACCACGTATCGAGTGGCCAAATTTGGGGAAGACCACAAGGCACACACTGTGACTTTCAattcttttgagatgaaagctAGTTGCAGCTGCCAAATGTTCGAGTATTCTGGAATTATTTGTAGGCATGTATTAGCAGTTTTTAGAGCGAAAAACGTTCTCACTCTTCCAGCTCAGTATATATTGAAACGATGGACAAGGAATGCCAAGAGTGGTGCAGTGTTGGATGAACATGCTGCGGAGTTGCCAAACAGTTCTCGGGAATCTTTAACTGTGCGGTATAACAATCTACGTCAGGAAGCAATCAAATATGTAGAAGAAGGAGCAAAATCTATCCATATTTATAATGTGGCAATGGATGCTTTAAAAGAGGCTGCTAAGAAGGTTTCTTCTGTGAAGAATAGAGGTCCAGGACCTACCCAAGGTGCTACTCTAGTAAATGGAGGTGGGCAAGAATTGCATGCAACTCAAGAAAATCAAACGGCAACATATCAATCTGTG gatgagaagaaaaagaaaattagtgaATTGACTGCCGAGTTGGAGAATACAAATCAACGATGTGAAGTGTATCGGTCAAACCTGCTAGCTGTTCTGAAAGATATGGAAGAACAGAAGTTGAAGCTATCAGTGAAGGTTCAAAATGCGAGGCTTAGCTTGAAAGAATGA
- the LOC126707325 gene encoding uncharacterized protein LOC126707325: MMKIDKEISHPIHPLHKLKLEYTEIPFNCDGCKEAGIGLKYKCQQCEFDLHKACAVAPPTSIIHHPFYEKCEFQFHYNPPGAARRICDACRKDVLGFVYHCKRCGFDLHPCCANLPQVLNDGEYNIYLCLKLSSSCHRCGCKGHGWSYRSHCKTYHLHVSCVKELLVENWQAMYLNVDKNKVREMQTRIPSLKGTLKNYHGHGAGRGGKVSKCCQIAGGAVRVIVSAILGDPTAIIAAVVGGFISK, translated from the coding sequence ATGATGAAAATCGACAAAGAGATTTCTCACCCAATCCATCCACTGCACAAGCTAAAGCTTGAATACACAGAGATCCCATTCAATTGTGATGGGTGCAAAGAAGCTGGTATTGGCCTCAAATACAAATGCCAGCAATGCGAGTTTGACTTACATAAGGCCTGTGCTGTGGCACCCCCAACTAGTATTATTCATCATCCTTTTTACGAGAAATGTGAGTTCCAATTTCACTATAATCCCCCTGGTGCAGCCAGGAGAATATGTGATGCATGTAGGAAAGATGTTCTGGGGTTTGTGTACCACTGCAAAAGATGCGGTTTTGATCTTCATCCTTGCTGTGCTAACCTCCCACAGGTCCTAAACGATGGGGAATACAACATTTACTTGTGCCTCAAGCTCTCTAGTTCATGCCATCGTTGTGGGTGCAAAGGACATGGTTGGTCTTATAGGTCCCACTGCAAAACCTATCACCTACATGTGTCATGTGTTAAGGAGTTGCTTGTGGAGAACTGGCAGGCTATGTATCTTAATGTAGACAAGAACAAGGTCAGGGAAATGCAAACTAGGATCCCAAGCCTTAAAGGGACACTTAAAAACTATCATGGTCATGGAGCAGGGAGAGGAGGAAAGGTGAGCAAGTGCTGTCAGATTGCTGGTGGAGCTGTTCGTGTTATTGTCTCTGCCATCTTGGGGGATCCTACAGCTATAATAGCTGCAGTGGTTGGGGGTTTCATATCCAAGTAG